In Alphaproteobacteria bacterium, a genomic segment contains:
- the pgi gene encoding glucose-6-phosphate isomerase has product MTPSIQDGKAFQALQQHFDSKMTKADMRRFFAEDPDRAKRFSCQHDGFFLDYSKNIITTETMSLLREFAEEREFSKERERLFSGEKLNATEGRSVLHMAIRADAEDIFMHDGQNVMPSVLSERKRCFEFAEKIRTGELRGHTGKAIRKVINIGIGGSDLGPRFLVRALKEFRAPHLSFYFVSNIDPYDITEILSACDPEETLFIVASKTFTTFETLKNAILAKNWLIAGVGGDKKAIESHFVAVSAAVEKAKEFGIKPDRIFGFWDFVGGRFSSWSSIGLSLMIAIGADHFRAFLKGGRAMDQHFKTAPLEQNMPLLMALLSFWYVSFFGASAMAVLPYDQRLEFFVNYLQQLMMESNGKSAGRDGDLVTYATSPVVFGQVGTNGQHAFFQMLHQGSHFIPLEFLGIVQAAHDHQDHHEALLVNLIAQSEAFLLGSDGKKISDDFPAHLHFEGNKPSNILLIDRLTPYSMGSLLALYEHRVFCEGVFWNINSFDQFGVELGKKLALTISQDIASHEFSRHDSSTARLMTKIQSIE; this is encoded by the coding sequence ATGACTCCTTCTATTCAAGATGGGAAGGCATTTCAAGCCTTACAACAACATTTTGACAGCAAAATGACTAAGGCTGATATGCGTCGGTTTTTTGCTGAAGATCCTGATAGAGCCAAGCGATTTTCATGTCAGCATGATGGTTTCTTTTTAGATTATAGTAAAAATATCATCACGACTGAGACAATGTCATTACTGAGAGAATTTGCAGAAGAGCGCGAATTTTCAAAAGAAAGAGAAAGACTTTTTTCAGGTGAAAAACTGAATGCAACAGAAGGGCGTTCGGTCTTGCATATGGCTATTCGTGCTGATGCTGAAGATATTTTTATGCATGATGGTCAAAATGTGATGCCATCTGTCTTGAGTGAAAGAAAGAGATGCTTTGAGTTCGCTGAAAAGATACGCACCGGTGAATTGCGTGGGCATACAGGTAAGGCGATTCGCAAGGTTATCAATATAGGAATTGGTGGATCAGATTTAGGGCCGCGCTTTTTGGTTCGGGCTCTGAAAGAATTTAGGGCGCCTCATCTATCTTTTTATTTTGTATCGAATATTGATCCTTATGATATTACAGAGATTTTATCAGCCTGTGATCCGGAAGAAACTTTGTTTATTGTGGCATCAAAAACTTTTACAACGTTTGAAACCCTCAAGAATGCGATTTTGGCTAAAAATTGGCTGATTGCAGGTGTTGGCGGTGATAAGAAGGCGATTGAATCACATTTTGTTGCTGTTTCAGCAGCCGTTGAGAAAGCAAAAGAATTCGGTATAAAGCCTGATCGTATTTTTGGTTTTTGGGATTTTGTTGGCGGCCGGTTTAGCTCATGGTCATCAATAGGCCTATCGCTTATGATAGCGATAGGGGCTGATCATTTCAGAGCCTTTTTAAAGGGCGGTCGCGCGATGGATCAGCATTTTAAGACAGCGCCTTTAGAGCAGAATATGCCGCTTTTGATGGCTTTATTGTCATTCTGGTATGTGTCTTTTTTTGGAGCATCAGCTATGGCTGTGTTGCCTTATGATCAAAGGCTTGAGTTTTTTGTGAATTATCTTCAGCAATTGATGATGGAAAGCAATGGTAAATCTGCAGGACGTGATGGAGACCTTGTCACTTATGCCACGTCACCCGTTGTGTTTGGTCAAGTTGGAACCAATGGACAGCATGCCTTTTTTCAAATGCTTCATCAGGGATCGCATTTTATACCGCTTGAGTTTTTAGGAATTGTTCAGGCAGCTCATGATCATCAAGATCATCACGAAGCTTTACTTGTCAATTTGATTGCCCAAAGCGAAGCATTTTTGTTAGGGTCTGATGGGAAAAAAATTTCCGATGATTTCCCAGCACATTTGCATTTTGAGGGCAATAAGCCATCCAATATATTATTGATTGATCGATTGACGCCTTATTCTATGGGGTCATTATTGGCCTTATATGAGCATCGTGTTTTTTGTGAAGGTGTGTTTTGGAATATCAATTCATTTGATCAATTTGGTGTTGAGCTTGGAAAGAAACTTGCTTTGACAATTTCCCAAGATATTGCTTCACATGAGTTTTCACGTCATGATTCATCGACAGCACGCTTGATGACAAAGATTCAGAGTATTGAGTAG